A region of the Candidatus Giovannonibacteria bacterium genome:
TCTTTTTGGTTTTTTATAATCATAAACCGACGGCTTTTACGATGTCTTCGTGAACTTTTTCTATACTCTGCTCGCCGTTGATTTCTACAAACTTGTGTTTTTTATCTTTTTTATAAAATTCAATGGCCGGAACAACGTCTCTTTCGTAATATGCCAAACGATGCCTAATGCTCTCCGGGCTGTCATCAGATCGCCCACGTTCCTCCATGCGCGCATTTGCCCACTCCTCGCTCACATTCAGCCAAATATGAAAAAGGTTGTTGCGTTCAAGAAAATCAAACATTTCATCCAACGCTTCCGCTTCCAGCGCCGCGCGCGGAGAGCCGTCTACAATAATGTGATTGTTTTCCGTAACCCCGTGAATAAATTCAGTTGTGCATGCCCAAATGGCCAAAGAATTTGGGGTTAATTCGCCGGACTTCAAACTTTTTTTATCCAATAACCTTGCCGTAAAAAACTCCGAGTGGCCGGCGAGTTCCCTCAAGCGAGCGCCAGTATAAACATACAGTATGTTTCCTGCTCCAT
Encoded here:
- a CDS encoding nucleoside monophosphate kinase, which translates into the protein MNDKRYNIVFIGRSGCGKGTQAELLKTLLEKRDGAGNILYVYTGARLRELAGHSEFFTARLLDKKSLKSGELTPNSLAIWACTTEFIHGVTENNHIIVDGSPRAALEAEALDEMFDFLERNNLFHIWLNVSEEWANARMEERGRSDDSPESIRHRLAYYERDVVPAIEFYKKDKKHKFVEINGEQSIEKVHEDIVKAVGL